The Alphaproteobacteria bacterium genome contains a region encoding:
- a CDS encoding UDP-N-acetylmuramoyl-L-alanyl-D-glutamate--2,6-diaminopimelate ligase: MERDGEFDARFGAREVTGIASDSRKVKRGDLFVAVPGNKADGLTFVPQALAAGAVAVMAERSAGNLPADIAFVCSGNVRRALARVAARVYPRQPKVIAAVTGTSGKTSVAAFTRQIWAALGHEAASIGTIGLVTPKEETYGSLTTPDPIELARTLDRLAEDGITHLAMEASSHGLDQHRIDGVRVTVGGFTNLTRDHMDYHTTEEAYLAAKLILFERIVVDGGAAVVADGPHGSRVVAAAKARGLRVLTVGAKAEGIRVDGSEIDGFSQTLRLAHAGKRHRVRLPLVGAFQIENALVAAGMAIATGSEPASVFHALEGLEGAKGRLELIGQRNGAPIFVDYAHKPDALAKALEALRPYAKRKLVVVFGAGGDRDSGKRPLMGAIAAEKADSVIVTDDNPRSENPAAIRAAILAAARGATEIGDRGEAIRRAVAALQPGDVLLVAGKGHESGQIVGEAVLPFSDHEAVAAALKEKVA, translated from the coding sequence ATTGAGCGGGATGGTGAATTCGACGCACGCTTCGGCGCGCGTGAAGTCACCGGAATTGCCTCCGACAGCCGCAAGGTGAAGCGTGGCGACCTGTTCGTTGCGGTTCCAGGCAACAAGGCGGACGGCCTGACGTTCGTGCCGCAGGCGCTGGCGGCGGGCGCGGTTGCGGTAATGGCCGAACGCTCCGCAGGCAATTTGCCGGCCGATATTGCGTTTGTGTGCAGCGGGAATGTCCGCCGCGCGCTCGCGCGCGTTGCCGCGCGGGTTTATCCGCGCCAGCCCAAGGTCATCGCCGCCGTGACCGGGACCAGCGGGAAGACGTCGGTTGCGGCCTTCACGCGGCAGATCTGGGCCGCGCTCGGCCATGAGGCGGCGAGCATCGGCACCATCGGGCTGGTGACGCCGAAAGAAGAGACTTACGGCTCGCTCACCACGCCCGACCCGATCGAGCTTGCCCGCACGCTCGACCGGCTCGCCGAAGACGGCATCACGCATCTCGCGATGGAAGCCTCCTCGCATGGGCTCGACCAGCACCGCATCGACGGCGTGCGCGTCACGGTCGGCGGCTTCACGAACCTGACGCGCGACCACATGGACTACCACACGACCGAGGAGGCCTACCTCGCCGCGAAGCTGATCCTGTTCGAGCGTATCGTCGTCGATGGCGGCGCTGCGGTGGTTGCAGACGGTCCGCATGGGTCTCGCGTCGTTGCGGCGGCAAAGGCACGCGGACTTCGCGTGCTGACTGTCGGTGCGAAAGCTGAGGGCATCCGTGTCGACGGCAGCGAGATCGACGGATTTTCACAGACGCTGCGCCTTGCGCATGCGGGCAAGCGCCATCGGGTACGCCTGCCGCTGGTCGGTGCGTTCCAGATCGAGAACGCGCTGGTCGCAGCCGGCATGGCGATCGCCACGGGAAGCGAGCCGGCCTCGGTATTCCATGCACTCGAAGGACTGGAGGGGGCAAAGGGGCGCCTCGAATTGATCGGGCAGCGCAACGGTGCGCCGATCTTCGTCGACTACGCGCACAAGCCGGATGCGCTCGCCAAGGCGCTCGAAGCACTGCGGCCCTACGCCAAGCGCAAGCTTGTCGTGGTCTTTGGGGCGGGCGGCGACCGCGATTCCGGCAAGCGCCCCCTGATGGGCGCAATCGCGGCCGAGAAGGCCGACAGCGTGATCGTGACGGACGACAATCCGCGCAGCGAAAATCCCGCCGCGATCCGCGCTGCGATCCTCGCCGCCGCGCGCGGCGCAACCGAGATCGGCGATCGCGGCGAGGCGATCCGCCGCGCGGTCGCCGCATTGCAGCCGGGCGATGTCCTGCTGGTTGCCGGAAAGGGCCACGAAAGCGGCCAGATTGTCGGCGAGGCGGTATTGCCGTTCAGCGACCACGAGGCGGTCGCGGCCGCGCTGAAGGAGAAGGTCGCGTGA
- a CDS encoding PRC-barrel domain-containing protein, whose product MLKHMMAITAVSAFALTSALAQTSSPPTSPPPAASSTTMPSPSASATMPSTTATGKFVTKQSPDQFLASKFKGTDVIGTDDKKIGDVSDVLFDKDKKVLAYIVGVGGFLGIGSKDVALEPAAFQTVPGTSATDYKLRLSMTKDELKEAPAFEPYKEARPATTSSNAPTRPMGAPPPAPAPKQ is encoded by the coding sequence ATGTTGAAACACATGATGGCCATTACGGCCGTGAGCGCATTCGCGTTGACCAGCGCACTGGCGCAAACGTCATCGCCGCCCACGTCTCCGCCGCCGGCCGCGTCATCGACGACCATGCCCAGCCCGAGCGCATCGGCGACGATGCCTTCGACCACCGCGACCGGCAAGTTCGTCACCAAGCAATCGCCGGATCAGTTTCTCGCGTCCAAGTTCAAGGGCACCGACGTGATCGGCACCGATGACAAGAAGATCGGCGATGTCAGCGACGTTCTATTCGACAAGGACAAGAAGGTTCTCGCCTACATCGTGGGCGTGGGCGGCTTCCTCGGCATCGGCTCGAAGGACGTCGCACTCGAACCAGCGGCCTTCCAGACGGTCCCGGGCACCAGCGCGACCGACTACAAGCTTCGGCTCTCGATGACGAAGGATGAGCTGAAGGAAGCGCCTGCATTTGAGCCCTACAAGGAAGCGCGTCCGGCGACGACCAGCTCCAACGCGCCGACCCGGCCGATGGGTGCGCCGCCTCCGGCTCCCGCGCCGAAGCAGTAA
- a CDS encoding division/cell wall cluster transcriptional repressor MraZ produces MDRFVANYTLRLDSKGRVSIPASYRSVLARDGFDGLYCYPALDQPAVDAGGNALLAEIEALIASFPPYSDQRDAFTLSLYGTSETLKIDGEGRVILSDALKTHTGITEAIAFVGLGHKFQIWEPGRFRAQLAEATGTVRALKKQLGSRVAAHDAHKARE; encoded by the coding sequence ATGGATCGCTTCGTAGCCAATTACACGCTGCGCCTCGATTCGAAGGGGCGCGTCTCGATCCCGGCTTCCTATCGTTCGGTCCTGGCGCGCGACGGCTTCGATGGCCTCTATTGCTACCCGGCGCTGGATCAGCCGGCGGTGGACGCCGGAGGCAACGCGCTGCTCGCCGAGATCGAAGCGCTGATCGCGAGCTTTCCGCCTTATTCGGACCAGCGCGATGCCTTCACGCTGTCGCTCTACGGCACGAGCGAGACACTGAAGATCGATGGCGAGGGCAGGGTGATCCTGTCCGATGCGCTCAAGACTCACACCGGCATCACGGAGGCGATCGCCTTCGTGGGCCTTGGCCACAAATTCCAGATCTGGGAGCCCGGACGCTTCCGCGCGCAGCTCGCGGAGGCCACCGGGACGGTGCGCGCGTTGAAGAAGCAACTGGGCTCCCGGGTGGCGGCGCACGACGCGCACAAAGCACGGGAATGA
- the rsmH gene encoding 16S rRNA (cytosine(1402)-N(4))-methyltransferase RsmH: MGSGSNSAAGGLARHIPVLARQAFDLLQPRDGGLYIDGTFGAGGHTRAILDVAGTRVIGIDRDQTAIAGGAALVEQAAGRLTLAEDRFSNLDPVVRSLGHDAADGILLDLGVSSMQLDEPERGFSFRNDGPLDMRMGGEGVSAADLVNAAPERDLSLIIATLGEERFARNVARAIVKARAEAPLMTTRQLADVVATVVRSHPGELHPATRTFQGLRMFVNDELGELVRGLAAAERMLKPGGRLVAISFHSLEDRIVKTFLAERGQIRAGSRHQPEVTHAAPSFSILTRKPVVADDDEVSRNPRSRSAKLRAAERTAAAAHGGDLAHLLPRLPQLADVMRSR; this comes from the coding sequence ATGGGCAGCGGCAGCAACTCTGCCGCTGGCGGACTGGCTCGTCATATTCCCGTGCTCGCCCGCCAGGCGTTCGACCTCCTGCAGCCGCGCGATGGCGGCCTTTACATCGACGGCACCTTCGGTGCGGGCGGCCATACGCGTGCAATCCTCGATGTTGCGGGCACGCGCGTGATCGGGATCGATCGCGACCAGACCGCCATCGCCGGAGGCGCCGCGCTCGTCGAACAGGCGGCCGGCCGGCTGACCCTGGCCGAGGATCGCTTCTCCAATCTCGACCCTGTCGTGCGCAGCCTGGGACATGACGCGGCCGACGGCATCCTGCTCGATCTTGGCGTTTCGTCGATGCAGCTCGACGAGCCGGAGCGCGGCTTCTCGTTCCGCAACGATGGACCGCTCGACATGCGCATGGGCGGCGAGGGGGTGAGCGCCGCCGATCTCGTCAATGCCGCGCCGGAGCGCGATCTCAGCCTCATCATCGCAACGCTTGGCGAGGAGCGCTTCGCGCGCAACGTCGCGCGCGCGATCGTCAAGGCGCGCGCCGAGGCGCCGCTCATGACCACGCGGCAGCTCGCCGATGTTGTCGCGACTGTCGTGCGCTCCCATCCGGGAGAGCTGCATCCGGCGACGCGCACCTTCCAGGGCTTGAGGATGTTCGTGAATGACGAGCTTGGCGAGCTGGTGCGCGGTCTTGCGGCGGCGGAGCGCATGCTCAAGCCCGGCGGTCGGCTTGTTGCCATCTCGTTCCATTCGCTCGAAGACCGCATCGTGAAGACCTTCCTTGCCGAGCGGGGGCAGATCCGCGCCGGCTCGCGGCATCAGCCCGAAGTTACGCATGCCGCACCGAGCTTCAGTATCCTGACGCGCAAGCCCGTGGTCGCGGACGATGACGAGGTGAGCCGCAACCCGCGCTCGCGCTCGGCCAAACTGCGCGCCGCGGAGCGCACCGCCGCGGCTGCGCATGGCGGTGATCTCGCGCACCTGCTGCCGCGCCTGCCGCAGCTCGCCGACGTGATGAGGTCGCGATGA
- a CDS encoding penicillin-binding protein 2 — protein sequence MAATQEAPVSAPAAPAEPWRRRVLRALLYGKADRHAKARGRIGLTMIAFTAVYAVIAGRLIVYAMTTDSHMARRSSAGDAVATARPDIEDRRGEVLATDVKAPSLFGEPKRLIDVDEAVELLTAVMPDLDTKEVRERLGNRKRGFAWLRREITPKQQQDVYKLGIPGIGFLTENKRVYPNGAEVAHLIGLVNVDNQGIAGIEKWLDNSGLAALHAAGLATDRLQEPVQLAVDLRVQHIVRDELIAARDKFKAKAAAGLVTDVRTGEVLAMVSVPDFDPNNPKEASDPTRINRLTTGVFEMGSTFKALTLAMGLDSGKFTLNSMLDARQSLRYGKFTIHDYHATHRTLTLPEVFIHSSNIGTAKIALGMGVEHHKWFLKKMGQLDRLTTELPESAMPLVPKRWGELNTITIAFGHGLSVAPLQATMAVGALMNGGMMIPPTFLKRSEEDAQKLAVRVIKPETSAMMRYLMRLNVEKGSAKKADIPGYYVGAKTGTAEKVVGGRYSKTKLLTTFMAVLPADKPRYLITVLLDEPQAVPGTYGFATSGWNAAPTTAKIIARVAPMLGLEPRLDLPPADQYLLANMKQAAR from the coding sequence ATGGCCGCCACACAAGAGGCCCCTGTGTCCGCGCCGGCGGCCCCGGCCGAGCCGTGGCGGCGGCGCGTGCTGCGCGCGCTGCTCTATGGGAAAGCAGACCGTCACGCGAAAGCGCGCGGACGCATCGGGCTGACCATGATCGCGTTCACGGCGGTGTATGCCGTCATCGCGGGCCGCCTCATCGTCTATGCGATGACCACGGACAGCCATATGGCGCGGCGCAGCAGTGCGGGGGATGCGGTCGCGACCGCGCGGCCCGACATTGAAGATCGCCGTGGCGAGGTTCTTGCAACCGATGTGAAGGCCCCGTCGCTGTTTGGCGAGCCGAAGCGGCTGATCGATGTCGATGAGGCGGTCGAGCTTTTGACCGCGGTCATGCCGGACCTCGACACCAAGGAGGTGCGCGAGCGGCTCGGCAACCGCAAGCGCGGGTTTGCCTGGCTGCGCCGGGAGATCACGCCGAAGCAGCAGCAGGACGTCTACAAGCTCGGGATTCCCGGCATCGGCTTCCTCACCGAGAACAAGCGCGTCTACCCGAACGGCGCCGAAGTCGCGCATCTGATCGGCCTGGTGAATGTCGACAACCAGGGGATCGCCGGCATCGAGAAATGGCTCGACAATTCGGGACTCGCGGCGCTGCATGCCGCCGGCCTTGCGACCGACCGCCTGCAGGAGCCGGTGCAGCTCGCAGTCGATCTGCGCGTACAGCACATTGTGCGCGACGAACTGATTGCGGCGCGCGACAAGTTCAAGGCCAAGGCCGCGGCCGGGCTCGTCACCGACGTGCGCACCGGCGAAGTCCTTGCGATGGTCTCGGTGCCGGATTTCGATCCGAACAATCCGAAGGAGGCAAGCGACCCGACGCGCATCAACCGGTTGACCACCGGTGTGTTCGAGATGGGCTCGACCTTCAAGGCGCTCACGCTGGCCATGGGATTGGACTCGGGCAAGTTCACGCTCAACTCGATGCTCGATGCGCGCCAGTCGCTGCGCTACGGCAAGTTCACAATTCACGACTATCACGCGACACATCGGACGCTGACGTTGCCGGAAGTCTTCATTCATTCATCGAACATCGGCACGGCGAAGATCGCGCTCGGCATGGGCGTCGAGCACCACAAGTGGTTCCTGAAGAAGATGGGCCAGCTCGATCGGCTCACGACCGAGCTGCCCGAGAGCGCGATGCCGCTGGTGCCGAAACGCTGGGGCGAGCTCAACACGATCACCATCGCGTTCGGTCACGGTCTTTCGGTCGCGCCGCTGCAGGCCACCATGGCGGTCGGCGCGCTGATGAACGGCGGCATGATGATTCCGCCGACGTTCCTCAAGCGCAGCGAAGAGGACGCGCAGAAGCTCGCGGTGCGCGTGATCAAGCCCGAGACCTCAGCGATGATGCGCTACCTGATGCGACTCAATGTCGAGAAGGGCTCGGCCAAGAAGGCGGATATTCCAGGCTACTATGTCGGCGCCAAGACCGGAACGGCCGAGAAGGTCGTCGGCGGCCGCTACTCCAAGACCAAGCTGCTCACCACCTTCATGGCGGTTCTTCCCGCCGACAAGCCGCGCTATCTCATTACCGTCCTGCTGGACGAGCCGCAGGCGGTGCCGGGGACCTATGGCTTTGCGACCTCCGGCTGGAACGCCGCGCCGACGACCGCAAAGATCATCGCACGCGTCGCACCGATGCTCGGGCTCGAGCCGCGGCTCGACCTGCCGCCGGCCGACCAGTACCTGCTGGCGAATATGAAGCAGGCGGCGCGTTAG
- a CDS encoding UDP-N-acetylmuramoylalanyl-D-glutamyl-2,6-diaminopimelate--D-alanyl-D-alanine ligase, which translates to MTEPLWTLDAMTAAMNATRAGTPPQAVPGLSIDTRTLLPGEAFFAIQGENRDGHEFVDAALKAGAGLAVVARDKVGGLPKSAPLLGVPDVLGALNDLARASRARSRAQIVAVTGSVGKTGTKEALRLVLGRQGETHASAASYNNHWGVPLSLALMPPSARFGVFEIGMNHAGEIKPLVKLVRPHVAMITTIAPVHLEFFGTLEAIADAKAEIFLGVGPGGAAVINADTPQFARLKSAAQAAGIERIVSFGERADADARLMKLSLQADTSTVQAVVFGHDVTYKLGAPGRHVVDNSLGILAACELLGADLALAALSLADLRAPAGRGQRMTIDVPGGSVLLIDESYNANPTSMRAALALLGQAPMQGLGRRIAVLGDMLELGPEGARLHAALSEAVRANAVDLVYCAGPLMKSLWDALPSERRGGYAENSAALEPDILSAITAGDAVMVKGSLGSRMGPIVKALQRRHARAEEQSLQG; encoded by the coding sequence GTGACCGAGCCGCTCTGGACCCTCGACGCGATGACGGCCGCGATGAACGCGACGCGCGCCGGTACGCCGCCGCAGGCTGTGCCGGGCCTTTCGATCGACACCCGCACGCTTCTGCCAGGCGAGGCATTCTTCGCCATCCAGGGCGAGAACCGCGACGGACACGAATTTGTCGACGCGGCACTGAAGGCGGGAGCGGGGCTTGCGGTCGTGGCGCGCGACAAGGTTGGCGGGCTGCCAAAGAGTGCGCCGCTGCTCGGCGTTCCAGACGTGCTCGGCGCGCTCAACGATCTGGCCCGCGCGTCGCGCGCGCGCTCGCGTGCGCAAATCGTCGCCGTCACCGGCTCGGTCGGCAAGACCGGCACCAAGGAGGCGCTGCGCCTTGTGCTCGGACGGCAAGGCGAGACCCACGCGTCGGCCGCTTCCTACAACAACCACTGGGGCGTGCCGCTCTCGCTCGCGCTGATGCCGCCGTCGGCGCGATTCGGTGTGTTCGAGATCGGCATGAACCACGCGGGCGAGATCAAGCCGCTGGTCAAGCTGGTTCGTCCGCATGTCGCCATGATCACGACTATCGCGCCGGTGCACCTGGAGTTCTTCGGCACGCTGGAGGCGATCGCGGATGCGAAGGCCGAGATTTTCCTCGGTGTCGGGCCCGGTGGCGCCGCGGTCATCAACGCGGACACGCCGCAGTTCGCGCGTCTGAAATCCGCCGCGCAGGCAGCCGGCATTGAGCGCATCGTGTCGTTCGGCGAGCGCGCGGACGCCGACGCGCGGCTCATGAAGCTCTCGTTGCAGGCCGACACCTCCACCGTGCAGGCGGTGGTCTTCGGTCATGACGTGACCTACAAGCTGGGCGCGCCCGGCCGCCACGTGGTCGATAATTCGCTCGGCATTCTCGCGGCCTGCGAGCTGCTCGGCGCGGATCTGGCGCTTGCGGCGCTGTCGCTGGCCGACTTGCGTGCGCCGGCCGGACGCGGGCAGCGCATGACCATCGACGTTCCCGGCGGCAGCGTGCTGCTGATCGACGAGAGCTACAACGCCAACCCGACCTCGATGCGCGCCGCGCTCGCGCTGCTCGGGCAGGCGCCGATGCAGGGGCTTGGGCGCCGCATCGCGGTGCTCGGCGACATGCTGGAGCTTGGACCGGAGGGAGCACGGCTGCACGCCGCGCTGTCGGAGGCTGTGCGCGCGAACGCAGTCGATCTCGTCTACTGCGCCGGACCGCTCATGAAATCGTTGTGGGATGCGCTTCCCTCTGAACGGCGCGGCGGCTATGCGGAGAACTCTGCCGCGCTCGAACCGGACATTCTTTCCGCGATCACCGCGGGCGACGCCGTGATGGTCAAGGGCTCGCTCGGCTCGCGCATGGGACCGATCGTCAAGGCGCTGCAGCGCCGCCACGCGCGCGCCGAAGAGCAGTCGCTGCAAGGTTGA